In the genome of Anas platyrhynchos isolate ZD024472 breed Pekin duck chromosome 21, IASCAAS_PekinDuck_T2T, whole genome shotgun sequence, one region contains:
- the LOC101798040 gene encoding uncharacterized protein isoform X1: protein MPFSSPLGSGGGPGPPCPTAWADVGLSAGAGTEMLPLWCLTILGSLLPPSQGLLNLGGILGSGPAQPTAGGLLGGEGLLSKKGGLLGTGLLGEGGLLGTGLLGKKSPSSGGSQGLLGTENESKNAGVLGTGLLGGEGLLGTGLLSNKGLLGEEGLLGTGLLGKGGLVGNGSLLGGLLGEEGLLGEGGVGGLLGEGGPLGAAVPDKSTQHLAWLKMLSLDKARASWKVLPGGELVLNLYSKLTFNLPGIFLFLSGSSVETNITSHIALTQDTPGDLKLVIKDCRNLYGGIKVNLRKGFFTNLVSGLLNSSLRSLLPALFCPLVNIWFSIINIKLQFLNRIVFFGLLGKIQSALSSFPMTLENSVELDLQKYPFPAVFIDWLLQTAGIDVRSMQ from the exons ATGCCATTTTCCTCCCCGCTGGGGAGTGGTGGGGGCCCAGGGCCACCATGTCCCACTGCCTGGGCTGATGTGGGTCTCTCGGCAGGTGCTGGGACGGAGATGCTGCCCCTCtggtgcctcaccatcctcggGAGCCTCCTGCCCCCCTCCCAGGGCCTCCTCAACCTGGGGGGCATCTTGGGGTctggcccagcacagcccacagCCG GAGGTCTGCTTGGCGGTGAAGGTCTGCTCAGCAAGAAAGGTGGGCTTCTTGGCACTGGCCTTCTCGGTGAAGGTGGGCTGCTTGGTACGGGCCTTCTTGGCAAGAAGAGTCCGAGTAGTGGAGGAAGTCAAGGTCTCCTTGGCACTGAAAATGAATCCAAGAACGCCGGTGTCCTCGGCACAGGTCTCCTTGGTGGGGAAGGGCTCCTCGGCACCGGCCTCCTCAGCAATAAAGGCCTTCTTGGAGAGGAAGGGCTGCTTGGCACGGGGCTGCTTGGAAAAGGAGGGCTTGTAGGCAATGGAAGTCTACTTGGTGGTCTTTTGGGTGAAGAAGGACTGCTGGGTGAAGGAGGAGTTGGAGGGCTGCTGGGTGAAGGAGGACCGCTGGGTGCTGCAGTCCCCGACAAGTCGACACAGCACTTGGCCTG GTTGAAGATGCTGAGCCTGGACAAAGCCCGAGCATCGTGGAAGGTCCTTCCTGGGGGTGAGCTGGTGCTGAACCTGTACTCGAAGCTGACGTTCAACTTGCCAGG aatatttctctttctgagCGGATCTTCGGTGGAAACGAACATCACATCCCACATTGCGTTGACACAAGACACCCCTGGTGACCTCAAGTTGGTCATTAAGGATTGCAGAAACCTGTACGGTGGCATTAAAGTCAACCTGCGAAAGGG cttCTTCACCAATTTGGTGAGCGGTTTGCTGAACTCTTCTCTTCGGTCTCTCCTACCTGCACTG TTTTGCCCATTAGTGAATATTTGGTTCAGCATCATCAATATCAAACTACAATTTCTCAACC GCATCGTCTTTTTTGGACTCCTTGGGAAAATCCAGTCTGCCCTCTCCAGTTTCCCGATGACCTTGGAGAACTCTGTGGAGCTGGACTTGCAG AAATACCCCTTTCCAGCTGTCTTCATCGACTGGCTCCTGCAGA ctgcaggcatCGATGTCAGGAGCATGCAGTAG
- the LOC101798040 gene encoding uncharacterized protein isoform X2 — translation MLPLWCLTILGSLLPPSQGLLNLGGILGSGPAQPTAGGLLGGEGLLSKKGGLLGTGLLGEGGLLGTGLLGKKSPSSGGSQGLLGTENESKNAGVLGTGLLGGEGLLGTGLLSNKGLLGEEGLLGTGLLGKGGLVGNGSLLGGLLGEEGLLGEGGVGGLLGEGGPLGAAVPDKSTQHLAWLKMLSLDKARASWKVLPGGELVLNLYSKLTFNLPGIFLFLSGSSVETNITSHIALTQDTPGDLKLVIKDCRNLYGGIKVNLRKGFFTNLVSGLLNSSLRSLLPALFCPLVNIWFSIINIKLQFLNRIVFFGLLGKIQSALSSFPMTLENSVELDLQKYPFPAVFIDWLLQTAGIDVRSMQ, via the exons ATGCTGCCCCTCtggtgcctcaccatcctcggGAGCCTCCTGCCCCCCTCCCAGGGCCTCCTCAACCTGGGGGGCATCTTGGGGTctggcccagcacagcccacagCCG GAGGTCTGCTTGGCGGTGAAGGTCTGCTCAGCAAGAAAGGTGGGCTTCTTGGCACTGGCCTTCTCGGTGAAGGTGGGCTGCTTGGTACGGGCCTTCTTGGCAAGAAGAGTCCGAGTAGTGGAGGAAGTCAAGGTCTCCTTGGCACTGAAAATGAATCCAAGAACGCCGGTGTCCTCGGCACAGGTCTCCTTGGTGGGGAAGGGCTCCTCGGCACCGGCCTCCTCAGCAATAAAGGCCTTCTTGGAGAGGAAGGGCTGCTTGGCACGGGGCTGCTTGGAAAAGGAGGGCTTGTAGGCAATGGAAGTCTACTTGGTGGTCTTTTGGGTGAAGAAGGACTGCTGGGTGAAGGAGGAGTTGGAGGGCTGCTGGGTGAAGGAGGACCGCTGGGTGCTGCAGTCCCCGACAAGTCGACACAGCACTTGGCCTG GTTGAAGATGCTGAGCCTGGACAAAGCCCGAGCATCGTGGAAGGTCCTTCCTGGGGGTGAGCTGGTGCTGAACCTGTACTCGAAGCTGACGTTCAACTTGCCAGG aatatttctctttctgagCGGATCTTCGGTGGAAACGAACATCACATCCCACATTGCGTTGACACAAGACACCCCTGGTGACCTCAAGTTGGTCATTAAGGATTGCAGAAACCTGTACGGTGGCATTAAAGTCAACCTGCGAAAGGG cttCTTCACCAATTTGGTGAGCGGTTTGCTGAACTCTTCTCTTCGGTCTCTCCTACCTGCACTG TTTTGCCCATTAGTGAATATTTGGTTCAGCATCATCAATATCAAACTACAATTTCTCAACC GCATCGTCTTTTTTGGACTCCTTGGGAAAATCCAGTCTGCCCTCTCCAGTTTCCCGATGACCTTGGAGAACTCTGTGGAGCTGGACTTGCAG AAATACCCCTTTCCAGCTGTCTTCATCGACTGGCTCCTGCAGA ctgcaggcatCGATGTCAGGAGCATGCAGTAG